The following coding sequences are from one Triticum dicoccoides isolate Atlit2015 ecotype Zavitan chromosome 4A, WEW_v2.0, whole genome shotgun sequence window:
- the LOC119285263 gene encoding E3 ubiquitin-protein ligase RDUF2-like, which translates to MASSPVSYWCYHCSRFVRVSPATVVCPDCDGGFLEQFPHPPPPRGGGGSGRRGAMNPVIVLRGGSLSGFELYYEDGSGDGLRPLPGDVSHLLMGSGFHRLLDQFSRLEAAAPRPPASKAAVESMPSVTVAGGGGAHCAVCQEAFEPGAAAREMPCKHVYHQDCILPWLSLRNSCPICRSELPAAAVPEAEADAGLTIWRLPRGGFAVGRFAGGPREQLPVVYTELDGGFSNGVGPRRVTWPEGEGQVDGGEGRIRRVFRNLFGCFGRGGRPESSSQSRSG; encoded by the coding sequence ATGGCGTCGTCCCCGGTCTCCTACTGGTGCTACCACTGCAGCCGCTTCGTGCGGGTCTCCCCGGCCACCGTCGTCTGCCCCGACTGCGACGGCGGCTTCCTCGAGCAGttcccgcacccgccgccgccgcgcggcggcggcggcagcggccggcGCGGGGCCATGAACCCCGTGATCGTGCTGCGGGGCGGCTCGCTCTCCGGCTTCGAGCTCTACTACGAGGACGGCTCCGGCGACGGGCTGCGGCCGCTGCCCGGCGACGTCTCGCACCTCCTCATGGGGTCCGGCTTCCACCGCCTGCTCGACCAGTTCTCGCGGCTGGAGGCGGCCGCGCCGCGCCCGCCGGCCTCCAAGGCCGCGGTCGAGTCGATGCCTTCCGTGACCGTCGCCGGGGGAGGCGGGGCCCACTGCGCGGTGTGCCAGGAGGCCTTCGAGCCCGGCGCCGCGGCCCGGGAGATGCCGTGCAAGCACGTCTACCACCAGGACTGCATCCTCCCCTGGCTCTCCCTCCGCAACTCCTGCCCCATCTGCCGCAGCGAGCTTCCGGCGGCGGCCGTGCCTGAGGCGGAGGCGGACGCCGGGCTCACCATCTGGCGACTCCCCCGCGGCGGATTTGCCGTCGGAAGGTTCGCCGGCGGGCCCAGAGAGCAACTGCCGGTTGTCTACACGGAGCTGGATGGTGGTTTCAGCAACGGCGTCGGGCCGAGGCGGGTGACATGGCCAGAAGGAGAAGGGCAGGTGGACGGCGGCGAAGGTCGGATTCGCCGTGTATTTAGGAACCTGTTTGGGTGCTTTGGCCGGGGCGGCCGGCCCGAGAGTTCCTCGCAGTCCCGTAGTGGCTGA